Proteins from a genomic interval of Bradyrhizobium sp. CCGB01:
- a CDS encoding branched-chain amino acid ABC transporter permease, giving the protein MANAFVAAFEILSFGAIIVLIVLGLGIIASMMGIFNFAQGEFVLLGAYITYLAYAKGLPIWAGMLAAPVVVGALGFVLEALIIRRFYAAPIVAMLGTYALGLIIREAVRGLIGGFYLTVPEPIGGSIDIGTIHISAWRFTIIVITLLVMAGCYLLLSRTSFGLRMRATLENPSLARASGISTPLMYGATFAFGSALAGLAGALIVPVFSLYADLGLRFLIQGFVAVMVGGVGSFIGPVAGAGVIGTLSAALPWVMAPVVADVLVFVLAIVFIKFRPQGLIAGKGV; this is encoded by the coding sequence ATGGCTAACGCGTTCGTCGCGGCGTTCGAGATCCTGAGCTTTGGCGCGATCATCGTCCTGATCGTGCTGGGGCTCGGGATCATCGCCAGCATGATGGGCATCTTCAACTTCGCGCAAGGCGAGTTCGTCCTGCTCGGGGCCTACATCACCTATCTCGCCTACGCCAAGGGCCTGCCGATCTGGGCCGGCATGCTCGCGGCGCCGGTCGTGGTCGGGGCGCTCGGCTTCGTGCTGGAGGCGCTGATCATCCGCCGCTTCTACGCCGCGCCGATCGTGGCGATGCTCGGCACCTACGCGCTCGGGCTGATCATCCGCGAGGCCGTGCGCGGGCTGATCGGCGGCTTCTATCTCACCGTGCCCGAGCCGATTGGCGGCTCGATCGACATCGGTACGATCCATATCTCGGCCTGGCGCTTCACCATCATCGTCATCACGCTGCTGGTGATGGCGGGCTGCTATCTCCTGCTGTCGCGCACGAGCTTTGGCCTGCGCATGCGCGCCACGCTGGAGAACCCGTCGCTGGCGCGTGCCTCAGGCATTTCGACGCCCTTGATGTACGGCGCCACGTTTGCCTTTGGGTCAGCGCTCGCCGGCCTTGCCGGTGCGCTGATCGTGCCGGTGTTCAGCCTCTACGCCGATCTCGGCCTGCGCTTCCTGATCCAGGGCTTCGTCGCGGTGATGGTTGGCGGCGTCGGCTCCTTCATCGGACCGGTCGCGGGCGCCGGCGTCATCGGCACGCTCAGCGCCGCGCTGCCATGGGTGATGGCGCCCGTCGTCGCCGACGTCCTCGTCTTCGTGCTCGCCATTGTCTTCATCAAATTTCGGCCACAGGGCCTCATCGCTGGAAAAGGGGTTTAG
- a CDS encoding amidase codes for MTVVLPTPAQLRSVAEQCGLSLTDDDVASFRGLMQGSIEAYNLVGAMPDEVPVVKYPRTPGYQPSAEENPRNAWYRKSTVKGAASGKLKGKTVALKDNIMLAGVPMMNGSTTLEGYVPDFDATIVTRMLDAGAEIKGKVHCESFCMSGGSHTNAAGAVHNPYKMGYSAGGSSSGSGVVVALGEVDMAIGGDQGGSIRMPSSFCGTYGMKPTWGLVPYTGIMPIEIFVDHTGPMTATVADNALLLEVLAGDDGYDPRIKAPKVEEYTKALGQGVKGMKIGILKEGFEQPTAEAAVNESVREAAKRFKDLGATVETVSIPMHLVGPAIWTPIGTEGMTQTMMYGDGYGLSRADLYSTSLMDFHRGWRRQADSLSETTKLFLMLGTYINNTFGPRYYGKALNISRRLTAAYDKAFGDYDLLLLPTTPMKATKLPEPTASREDYVARALEMISNTAPFDITHHPAMSLPCGMVDGLPVGLMLVGRMFEESTIYRAAHAFEQIGDWKKM; via the coding sequence GTGACAGTTGTCCTTCCCACGCCAGCCCAGCTTCGCAGTGTCGCCGAGCAGTGCGGCCTTTCGCTCACCGACGACGACGTCGCCTCGTTCCGTGGCCTGATGCAGGGCTCGATCGAAGCCTACAATCTCGTCGGCGCGATGCCGGATGAAGTGCCGGTGGTCAAATATCCGCGCACGCCGGGCTATCAGCCGTCGGCGGAGGAAAACCCCCGCAACGCCTGGTACCGCAAATCGACCGTGAAGGGCGCCGCCAGCGGCAAGCTCAAGGGCAAGACCGTCGCGCTGAAAGACAACATCATGCTGGCCGGCGTTCCCATGATGAACGGCTCGACGACGCTCGAAGGCTACGTTCCCGATTTCGACGCCACCATCGTCACGCGCATGCTGGACGCCGGTGCCGAGATCAAGGGCAAGGTGCATTGCGAATCCTTCTGCATGTCGGGCGGCAGCCACACCAATGCGGCGGGTGCCGTCCATAATCCCTACAAGATGGGCTATTCGGCCGGAGGTTCGTCCTCGGGCAGCGGCGTCGTCGTTGCGCTCGGCGAGGTCGACATGGCGATTGGCGGCGACCAGGGCGGCTCGATCCGTATGCCGTCCTCGTTCTGCGGCACCTACGGCATGAAGCCGACCTGGGGCCTCGTGCCCTACACCGGCATCATGCCGATCGAGATCTTCGTCGATCACACCGGCCCGATGACCGCGACCGTCGCCGACAACGCATTGCTGCTCGAAGTGCTCGCCGGCGACGACGGCTACGATCCGCGCATCAAGGCGCCGAAGGTCGAGGAGTACACCAAGGCGCTCGGCCAGGGCGTGAAGGGCATGAAGATCGGCATCCTCAAGGAAGGTTTTGAGCAGCCGACCGCGGAGGCCGCTGTCAATGAGAGCGTCCGCGAGGCCGCCAAGCGCTTCAAGGATTTGGGTGCGACGGTCGAGACCGTCTCGATCCCGATGCATCTCGTCGGTCCCGCGATCTGGACCCCGATCGGCACGGAGGGCATGACCCAGACCATGATGTACGGCGACGGCTACGGCCTGTCCCGTGCCGATCTCTACTCGACCTCGCTGATGGATTTCCACCGCGGCTGGCGCCGGCAGGCGGACTCGCTGTCCGAGACGACAAAGCTGTTCCTGATGCTCGGCACCTACATCAACAACACTTTCGGTCCCCGCTATTACGGCAAGGCGCTCAACATCTCGCGACGCCTGACCGCGGCCTATGACAAGGCGTTCGGCGACTACGACCTGCTGCTGCTGCCGACCACGCCGATGAAGGCAACCAAGCTGCCGGAGCCCACCGCCAGCCGCGAGGACTATGTCGCCCGCGCGCTGGAGATGATCTCCAACACCGCGCCGTTCGACATCACCCATCATCCCGCGATGTCGCTGCCCTGCGGCATGGTCGACGGCCTGCCGGTCGGCCTGATGCTGGTCGGCCGCATGTTCGAGGAATCCACCATCTACCGCGCCGCGCATGCCTTCGAGCAGATCGGCGACTGGAAGAAGATGTGA
- a CDS encoding acetyl-CoA carboxylase carboxyltransferase subunit alpha produces MPDQMRSYLDFEKPVAELDSKVDELRTLAANGTDIADEIGRIEDKAAQALADLYLNLTPWQKTLVARHPQRPHFNDFIKGLITEFTPLAGDRKFGEDEALVAGFGRFRGEPICVMGQEKGDSTESRIRHNFGMARPEGYRKCVRLMEMAERFGLPVLSLADSAGAYPGIGAEERGQAEAIARSTDACMALTVPNVAIITGEGMSGGAIAITTANKVLMLEHAIYSVISPEAASSILWRDGSKAQEAANNMKITAQDMLRFGVIDSILKEPVGGAHRDPAAMIATTGDAIAKAFDELRGLDGDAIRKQRRQKFLDIGRKLG; encoded by the coding sequence ATGCCAGATCAGATGCGCAGCTATCTCGACTTCGAAAAGCCCGTCGCCGAGCTCGACTCCAAGGTCGACGAGCTGCGGACGCTTGCGGCCAACGGCACCGACATCGCTGATGAGATCGGGCGGATCGAGGACAAGGCGGCGCAGGCGCTGGCCGACCTCTATCTGAACCTGACGCCGTGGCAGAAGACGCTGGTCGCGCGGCATCCGCAGCGGCCGCATTTCAACGACTTCATCAAGGGCCTGATCACCGAATTCACCCCGCTCGCCGGCGACCGCAAGTTCGGCGAGGACGAGGCGCTGGTCGCCGGCTTCGGCCGCTTCCGCGGCGAGCCGATCTGCGTCATGGGCCAGGAAAAGGGTGATTCCACCGAGAGCCGCATCCGGCATAATTTCGGCATGGCGCGGCCCGAAGGCTATCGCAAATGCGTGCGGCTGATGGAGATGGCCGAGCGGTTCGGCCTGCCCGTGCTGTCGCTCGCCGATTCCGCCGGCGCCTATCCCGGCATCGGCGCCGAAGAGCGCGGCCAGGCCGAGGCGATCGCGCGCTCGACCGATGCCTGCATGGCGCTGACCGTGCCCAACGTCGCCATCATCACCGGCGAGGGCATGTCGGGAGGCGCCATCGCCATCACCACCGCCAACAAGGTCTTGATGCTGGAGCACGCGATCTACAGCGTGATCTCGCCGGAAGCCGCCTCCTCCATCCTCTGGCGCGACGGCTCCAAGGCGCAGGAAGCCGCCAACAACATGAAGATCACCGCCCAGGACATGCTGCGCTTCGGGGTGATCGACAGCATCCTGAAGGAGCCGGTCGGCGGCGCCCACCGCGACCCCGCCGCCATGATCGCCACCACCGGCGATGCTATCGCCAAGGCCTTTGACGAGCTACGCGGCCTGGACGGCGACGCCATCCGCAAGCAGCGCCGGCAGAAATTCCTCGATATCGGCCGGAAACTGGGCTGA
- a CDS encoding ABC transporter ATP-binding protein: protein MMLLEAAGIKKVFGKLTALDGAALTVGENEFHGLIGPNGSGKSTLMKCIAGAEVPTQGKVSFVNTDITAFTPTERARAGMSLKFQITSVLPSLTLYDNILLALQAQSSLFDLVFSRTRGALHDQVMTMLTQFRLADRAFDAAAALSHGQQQWLEIAMALAGKPKLLLLDEPTGGMSLEERRVTGELLQPIKKHCSLVIVEHDLDFIRDICDRLTVLDQGKVLASGTVSEIQANKAVQEIYLRRA, encoded by the coding sequence GTGATGCTCCTTGAAGCCGCCGGCATCAAGAAGGTCTTCGGCAAGCTCACCGCGCTCGACGGCGCCGCGCTCACCGTCGGCGAGAACGAGTTTCACGGCCTGATCGGCCCGAACGGCTCGGGCAAGAGCACGCTGATGAAGTGCATCGCCGGTGCCGAAGTGCCGACGCAGGGCAAGGTCTCCTTCGTCAACACCGACATCACCGCATTCACGCCGACCGAACGCGCCCGCGCCGGCATGAGCCTGAAATTCCAGATCACGTCAGTGCTGCCGTCGCTGACGCTCTACGACAACATCCTGCTCGCACTGCAGGCGCAGTCCTCGCTGTTCGACCTCGTCTTCTCGCGCACGCGCGGTGCGCTGCACGACCAGGTCATGACCATGCTGACGCAGTTCCGCCTCGCCGATCGCGCCTTCGACGCGGCGGCCGCCCTGTCGCACGGCCAGCAGCAATGGCTGGAGATCGCGATGGCGCTGGCGGGCAAGCCGAAGCTGCTGTTGCTGGACGAGCCGACCGGCGGCATGAGCCTGGAGGAACGCCGCGTCACCGGCGAATTGCTCCAGCCGATCAAGAAACATTGCTCGCTCGTCATCGTCGAGCACGATCTCGATTTCATCCGCGACATCTGCGATCGCCTCACCGTGCTCGACCAGGGCAAGGTGCTGGCATCGGGCACTGTGTCCGAGATCCAGGCCAATAAAGCCGTCCAGGAGATTTATCTGCGCCGTGCCTGA
- a CDS encoding substrate-binding protein — protein sequence MFDRTQLSRRRFLSNLAFTTGAVATGVGSWVIPAPWANAAEGPIKVGIATDLTGPIAYAGNADANVAKMVIKEINAAGGLLGRPLELFIEDTASNESVAVGNVRKLIQRDKVDMVLGGITSSMRNAIKDPIVARGKTLYIYPQLYEGKECTPYLFCTGPTPAQQCDEFIPWLIKNGGKKFALPSANYVWPHTLNVYARKVIEANGGEVVFEEYYPLDQVDFSATVNRIVSNKVDVVFNTVIPPGVGPFFKQLYEAGFLKNGGRLACVYYDENTLNINQAAEIEGLASCLDYFKVLTKENPFDAKIQAAYEKDFPGNFLFAAGSAATGTYRGLKLWEAAVKEAGKIDRESVAAALDHAKIAEGPGGPAEMVPGKRHCKMKMYTAVAKGGNYEIVARSEGLVDPKEC from the coding sequence ATGTTCGATCGTACTCAACTTTCACGTCGCCGCTTCCTGTCCAACCTTGCGTTCACCACCGGTGCGGTCGCGACCGGCGTCGGCAGCTGGGTGATCCCGGCGCCGTGGGCCAATGCGGCGGAAGGCCCGATCAAGGTCGGCATCGCCACCGACCTGACCGGCCCGATCGCCTATGCCGGCAATGCCGACGCCAACGTCGCAAAGATGGTGATCAAGGAGATCAACGCGGCGGGCGGCCTGCTCGGCCGCCCGCTCGAGCTCTTCATCGAGGACACCGCCTCCAATGAATCCGTCGCCGTCGGCAACGTCCGCAAACTGATCCAGCGCGACAAGGTCGACATGGTGCTTGGCGGCATCACCTCGTCGATGCGCAACGCGATCAAGGACCCGATCGTGGCACGCGGCAAGACGCTCTACATCTATCCGCAGCTCTACGAGGGCAAGGAGTGCACACCCTATCTGTTCTGCACCGGGCCGACCCCGGCGCAGCAGTGCGACGAGTTCATCCCCTGGCTGATCAAGAACGGCGGCAAGAAGTTCGCGCTGCCCAGCGCCAACTATGTCTGGCCGCACACGCTCAACGTCTATGCCCGCAAGGTGATCGAGGCGAACGGCGGCGAGGTCGTGTTCGAGGAATATTACCCGCTCGACCAGGTCGATTTCTCCGCGACCGTCAACCGCATCGTCTCCAACAAGGTCGACGTCGTCTTCAACACCGTCATCCCGCCGGGCGTCGGTCCGTTCTTCAAGCAGCTCTATGAAGCCGGCTTCCTCAAGAACGGCGGGCGTCTGGCTTGCGTCTACTATGACGAGAACACGCTCAACATCAATCAGGCCGCCGAGATCGAAGGGCTCGCAAGCTGTCTCGATTACTTCAAGGTGCTGACCAAGGAGAACCCGTTCGACGCGAAGATCCAGGCGGCCTACGAGAAGGACTTTCCGGGCAACTTCCTGTTCGCCGCGGGCAGCGCTGCCACCGGCACCTATCGCGGCCTCAAGCTGTGGGAGGCCGCCGTCAAGGAAGCCGGCAAGATCGACCGCGAGTCCGTCGCCGCCGCGCTTGATCACGCCAAGATCGCCGAAGGCCCGGGCGGACCGGCCGAGATGGTGCCGGGCAAGCGGCACTGCAAGATGAAGATGTACACCGCGGTCGCCAAGGGCGGGAACTACGAGATCGTCGCGCGCAGCGAGGGTCTGGTCGATCCCAAGGAATGCTGA
- a CDS encoding murein L,D-transpeptidase family protein has translation MISRSLARALLASVALAASIVLAGCDTDQVSLAANAKANQPVPAKLLSAMVEKNMDLQSPILVRLFKQEAELEVWKQTRNGQFALLKTYPICRWSGDLGPKVREGDRQAPEGFYSINPGQMNPQSAYYLSFNTGYPNAFDKALGRTGSQLMVHGDCSSRGCYAMTDEQIAEIYSLGRESFFGGQKAFQLQAYPFKMTPVNMAKHRNNPNMPFWKMIKEGYDHFEVTRQEPKVDFCERKYVFDAAKPADAKRDLVFDASAKCPAYVIPEDIASAVREKDQRDQAEYNKLVAKGTPMARMNTGIDGGMNKIFASKIPEGSTGLSENAEGSTLEMLAMAKAPGTIPGHVNPPKPNLDAAATASASQEPVVAVSAPAANTRVAAAQPAEKSSGGFFSNLGRKMGMGTADTTATTPPPPQATASVAPAATTTTPPTAASRLKAAVTRFVPGHDKSKDAAKDAPKPAATVAAKPVEPAKPDTRLAATRPALKPSVNDGASEATQIMGAAPVVQSNSFDSRFGAVK, from the coding sequence TTGATTTCTCGTTCGCTTGCTCGCGCGCTCTTGGCTTCGGTTGCGCTCGCCGCCAGCATTGTGCTGGCCGGTTGCGACACCGACCAGGTTTCGCTCGCGGCCAACGCCAAGGCCAACCAGCCGGTGCCGGCAAAGCTTCTCTCCGCGATGGTCGAGAAGAACATGGACCTGCAATCGCCGATCCTGGTCCGCCTGTTCAAGCAGGAGGCCGAGCTCGAGGTCTGGAAGCAGACCCGCAACGGCCAGTTCGCGCTGCTCAAGACCTATCCGATCTGCCGCTGGTCGGGCGATCTCGGACCGAAGGTGCGCGAAGGCGACCGCCAGGCGCCGGAGGGATTCTACTCGATCAATCCTGGCCAGATGAATCCGCAGTCGGCCTATTATCTCTCGTTCAACACGGGCTATCCGAACGCCTTCGACAAGGCGCTGGGCCGTACCGGCTCGCAGCTGATGGTGCATGGCGATTGCTCCTCTCGCGGCTGCTACGCGATGACGGACGAGCAGATCGCGGAGATCTATTCGCTCGGCCGCGAGTCCTTCTTCGGCGGCCAGAAGGCGTTCCAGCTCCAGGCCTATCCGTTCAAGATGACGCCGGTGAACATGGCCAAGCACCGGAACAATCCGAACATGCCGTTCTGGAAGATGATCAAGGAAGGCTATGATCATTTCGAGGTGACGCGGCAGGAGCCGAAGGTCGATTTCTGCGAGCGCAAATACGTGTTCGACGCGGCGAAGCCGGCCGACGCCAAGCGCGATCTGGTGTTCGATGCCTCGGCGAAGTGCCCGGCCTATGTGATCCCCGAGGATATCGCCAGCGCCGTGCGCGAGAAGGACCAGCGCGACCAGGCCGAGTACAACAAGCTTGTCGCCAAGGGCACGCCGATGGCGCGCATGAACACCGGCATCGACGGCGGCATGAACAAGATCTTCGCCTCCAAGATTCCGGAGGGCTCGACCGGCCTGTCCGAGAATGCCGAAGGCTCGACCCTGGAAATGCTGGCGATGGCGAAGGCGCCGGGCACGATCCCCGGCCACGTCAATCCGCCCAAGCCGAATCTCGACGCGGCCGCCACTGCTTCCGCGAGCCAGGAGCCGGTCGTCGCCGTCAGCGCGCCCGCCGCCAACACCCGCGTCGCCGCAGCTCAGCCTGCCGAAAAATCGAGCGGCGGCTTCTTCTCCAATCTCGGCCGCAAGATGGGCATGGGCACCGCCGACACCACGGCGACCACGCCTCCGCCGCCGCAGGCCACCGCATCCGTGGCCCCGGCCGCCACGACCACGACGCCGCCCACCGCGGCGTCCCGGCTGAAGGCCGCAGTGACGCGGTTCGTGCCCGGACACGACAAGTCCAAGGATGCGGCAAAGGATGCGCCGAAGCCGGCCGCGACCGTGGCCGCCAAGCCCGTCGAGCCGGCGAAGCCCGATACGCGTCTCGCCGCGACACGCCCGGCGCTGAAGCCGTCGGTGAACGATGGTGCGAGTGAAGCGACGCAGATCATGGGAGCCGCGCCGGTGGTGCAGTCGAACTCGTTCGACAGCCGGTTTGGAGCGGTGAAGTAG
- a CDS encoding shikimate kinase — MSDAVLPIPGSPEADILSALGARSIVLVGMMGVGKSTIGRRMAARLKLPFVDADTEIEAAATMTIPEIFERHGEPHFRDGEARVIARLLDGGPIVLATGGGAFMREETRTRIAAKAVSIWLKADHDVIMRRVRRRADRPLLQTADPEGTVTRLLTEREPVYSHADLTIASRDVPHDKIVEECIETLRAHLCGEQAVQPPADVASAVR, encoded by the coding sequence ATGTCCGACGCCGTGTTGCCGATTCCCGGTTCGCCTGAGGCCGACATCCTGTCGGCGCTCGGGGCGCGCTCGATCGTGCTCGTCGGCATGATGGGGGTGGGCAAATCCACCATCGGCCGCCGCATGGCCGCCCGGCTCAAGCTGCCATTCGTGGACGCCGACACCGAGATCGAGGCGGCGGCCACCATGACCATACCGGAGATTTTCGAGCGTCACGGCGAGCCGCATTTCCGCGACGGCGAGGCGCGGGTGATCGCGCGTCTCCTGGACGGCGGCCCGATCGTGCTTGCGACCGGCGGCGGCGCCTTCATGCGCGAGGAGACGCGGACCCGCATCGCGGCGAAGGCGGTCTCGATCTGGCTCAAGGCGGACCACGACGTCATCATGCGCCGCGTCCGCCGCCGTGCCGACCGCCCGCTGCTCCAGACCGCCGATCCCGAAGGAACCGTGACGCGCCTGCTCACCGAGCGCGAGCCGGTCTACAGCCATGCCGACCTCACCATCGCCTCGCGTGACGTGCCGCACGACAAGATCGTCGAGGAATGCATCGAGACGCTGCGCGCCCATCTCTGCGGCGAACAGGCCGTCCAACCACCTGCCGACGTTGCGAGTGCCGTACGATGA
- a CDS encoding branched-chain amino acid ABC transporter permease: MPKSMSVVREAIAGDEADDAMVERVAAGQAKKQVKAGRKVLPIVEGVVLVAALLAPLVLQDYLTVFATRVIILALFALSFDLVWGYAGIMSFGQALFFGSAGYGVALLARDLNITNILLVLPAGTLIGLTFALLLGGFLLLGRHPSSVIFVSLGTLTGSYAADRLARGWYYLGGQNGIPSIAPMSIGGYEFTEGPAFYYLVLGILVVVYLLCRFLVRSQFGLALAGLRENEQRIAFFGYKAQHLKAIIFAIGGAIAGLAGSLYAFHEGFVWPNMVGVVVSTQVVLYVLFGGSGTLIGAVIGTVIVEGVSFWLSDNYRDIWPIILGLLLLLVILFRPLGLISFVLGERERVGSFGAKAREKRDAP, encoded by the coding sequence ATGCCGAAGTCGATGAGTGTGGTAAGAGAAGCCATCGCAGGCGACGAAGCGGACGATGCGATGGTTGAACGCGTGGCAGCGGGACAGGCCAAGAAGCAAGTCAAGGCAGGACGAAAAGTCCTGCCGATCGTGGAGGGCGTCGTGCTCGTCGCGGCGCTGCTCGCGCCGCTGGTGCTGCAGGACTATCTTACGGTGTTCGCGACCCGCGTGATCATCCTCGCGCTGTTCGCGCTGTCGTTCGATCTGGTCTGGGGCTATGCCGGCATCATGAGCTTCGGTCAGGCCCTGTTCTTCGGTTCGGCCGGCTATGGTGTCGCGCTGCTCGCGCGCGATTTGAACATCACCAACATCCTGCTGGTGCTTCCCGCCGGGACGCTGATCGGCCTGACCTTCGCGCTGCTGCTCGGCGGCTTCCTGCTGCTCGGGCGGCATCCCTCCAGCGTGATCTTCGTGTCGCTGGGCACGCTCACCGGCTCCTACGCGGCCGATCGCCTCGCGCGCGGCTGGTACTATCTCGGCGGCCAGAACGGCATTCCCTCGATCGCGCCGATGTCGATCGGTGGCTACGAGTTCACGGAAGGGCCGGCCTTCTACTATCTCGTGCTCGGCATCCTTGTCGTGGTCTACCTGCTCTGCCGCTTCCTGGTGCGTTCGCAGTTCGGGCTGGCGCTCGCGGGCCTGCGCGAGAACGAGCAGCGCATCGCCTTCTTCGGCTACAAGGCGCAGCATCTAAAGGCGATCATCTTCGCGATCGGCGGCGCCATCGCAGGCCTAGCCGGCAGCCTCTATGCCTTCCACGAAGGGTTCGTCTGGCCCAATATGGTCGGCGTCGTGGTCTCGACCCAGGTCGTGCTCTATGTGCTGTTCGGCGGTTCCGGCACGCTGATCGGCGCCGTCATCGGCACTGTGATCGTCGAGGGCGTCAGCTTCTGGCTGTCGGACAATTATCGCGACATCTGGCCGATCATTCTGGGCTTGCTGCTGTTGCTCGTGATCCTGTTCCGTCCGCTCGGCCTGATCAGTTTTGTGCTCGGCGAACGCGAGCGGGTCGGCAGCTTCGGCGCGAAAGCCAGGGAGAAGCGTGATGCTCCTTGA
- the xerD gene encoding site-specific tyrosine recombinase XerD, with amino-acid sequence MRIQPSDAKLTGLFLDMLAAEQGAGANTLDAYRRDLTDFSEFLGRVGHTFADAETQTLRDYLADLDTRGFKSTSVARRLSAMRHLYRFLLNERIRTEDPAAILSGPKRGRGLPKVLTIADVDRMLRRAKELSEAEDASPSRRLRALRLYCLLEVLYATGLRVSELVALPRSAAKRDARMIVVRGKGNKERLVPLNEASRQAMADYLAATEAAKTEKKKDSLAASKWLFPSSGESGHLTRQHFARDLKELAVASGLQARLVSPHVLRHAFASHLLHNGADLRIVQTLLGHTDISTTQIYTHVVEERLKSLVRDLHPLAET; translated from the coding sequence ATGCGCATACAGCCCTCAGATGCCAAGCTCACCGGCCTGTTCCTCGACATGCTCGCGGCGGAACAGGGCGCCGGCGCCAATACGCTCGACGCCTACCGCCGCGACCTCACCGATTTCTCGGAATTTTTGGGCCGCGTCGGCCATACTTTTGCGGACGCGGAAACGCAGACGTTACGCGACTACCTCGCCGATCTCGACACGCGCGGCTTCAAATCCACCAGCGTCGCGCGGCGGCTGTCGGCGATGCGGCATCTCTACCGCTTCCTCCTGAACGAGCGCATCCGCACCGAGGATCCCGCCGCGATCCTGTCCGGCCCCAAGCGCGGCCGCGGCTTGCCGAAGGTGCTGACGATCGCGGATGTCGACCGCATGCTCCGCCGCGCCAAAGAATTGAGCGAGGCGGAGGATGCCTCGCCGTCGAGGCGGCTGCGCGCCTTGCGACTCTATTGCCTGCTCGAGGTGCTCTACGCCACCGGGCTGCGCGTCTCCGAGCTGGTGGCGCTGCCGCGCTCGGCGGCCAAACGCGATGCCCGCATGATCGTGGTGCGCGGCAAGGGCAACAAGGAACGCCTGGTGCCGCTCAACGAGGCCTCACGGCAGGCGATGGCCGATTATCTCGCGGCCACGGAAGCGGCGAAGACGGAGAAGAAAAAGGACAGCCTCGCCGCTTCGAAATGGCTATTCCCGTCGTCCGGCGAGAGCGGGCATCTGACGCGGCAGCATTTTGCCCGCGACCTCAAGGAGCTCGCGGTCGCCTCGGGGCTGCAGGCCCGGCTGGTCTCCCCGCACGTGCTGCGGCACGCCTTTGCCAGCCACCTCCTGCACAACGGCGCCGACTTGCGTATCGTGCAGACCCTGCTCGGCCACACCGATATCTCGACGACGCAGATCTACACCCATGTGGTCGAGGAGCGCCTGAAGAGCCTGGTGCGCGACCTGCACCCGCTGGCGGAGACATAG
- a CDS encoding ABC transporter ATP-binding protein — translation MPEFLDIKHLDAGYGRSQVLFDVTLGIPWRGGVAVLGRNGAGKTTLMKTIVGELPAWKGEVAFDGRDISRRATQERVRAGIGYVPQEHSVFARLSVRDNLAVGSLASKKADAVDQVLTIFPKLGQRLDQPAGTLSGGERKMLAIGRAMLGDPKLLLLDEPTEGVWIGVIEEITERLIELAKTIAVIIVEQHLDLALRVADYAYVLDRGRVALQGEAGEVRRNPELMRYLAP, via the coding sequence GTGCCTGAATTTTTGGACATCAAGCATCTCGACGCCGGCTACGGCCGCAGCCAGGTCCTGTTCGACGTCACCCTCGGCATTCCCTGGCGCGGCGGCGTCGCCGTGCTCGGCCGCAACGGCGCCGGCAAGACCACGCTGATGAAGACCATCGTCGGCGAATTGCCGGCGTGGAAGGGTGAGGTCGCCTTCGACGGCCGCGACATCAGCCGCCGCGCGACCCAGGAGCGCGTGCGCGCCGGCATCGGCTACGTCCCGCAGGAGCATTCGGTGTTCGCGCGCCTGTCGGTGCGCGACAATCTCGCGGTCGGCTCGCTCGCGAGCAAGAAGGCCGACGCGGTCGACCAGGTGCTGACCATCTTCCCGAAACTCGGTCAGCGTCTCGACCAGCCCGCCGGCACGCTCTCCGGCGGCGAGCGCAAGATGCTCGCGATCGGCCGCGCCATGCTGGGCGATCCAAAGCTGTTGCTGCTGGATGAGCCGACCGAAGGGGTCTGGATCGGCGTGATCGAGGAGATCACCGAGCGCCTGATCGAGCTCGCTAAGACAATCGCGGTCATCATCGTCGAGCAGCATCTCGACCTCGCCCTGCGCGTCGCCGACTACGCCTACGTGCTGGACCGCGGAAGGGTTGCGTTGCAGGGGGAGGCGGGGGAGGTCAGGCGCAATCCGGAGCTGATGCGGTATCTGGCGCCGTAG